Part of the Chloroflexota bacterium genome, GTCCCCTCTCCCTCGATGGGAGAGGGATAGGGTGAAGGTGGCGGGCGCCGAGCGGTCATCAGGCGCACGCTAGACCATGCCCTCGGTCGTGTAGCCCCAGAGGTCGTACTCGCCGCCCTTGGCCAGCACCTCGTCCGCATAGTCCTCCGCGTTGTCCCGCGGGCGGTAGCCCAGCTCGGTGACGGCATTGGTGATGTCCCAGTAGGCGCGCGCGTTGGCCGAAATCCCATAGTAGATGCCCCAGCGAATGCCGGGCGCCTCGACCGATCGGCGCACCAGGTTGACCAGGTCGCGGTCGCTCAGCCAGGTGGAGAGGATACGCGCGCCGGAGTCCCATTCCGGTGGCTTCAGGCGGTACTTATAGCTGCCGATGCGCAGGCAGACGACCTCGAGCCCGAACCGATCAGCATAGTAGCGGCCCACCGCCTCGCCCCAGACCTTGGCGACGCCATACATGCCGTCCGGACGCGGCGTGGACTCCGCGTCGCAGCGCTCGCCGACAAGCTCGTACCAGCCCGTCGCGTGGTTTGAGCTGGCGAACACGAAGCGCTTCACCCCGGCCCGCCGCGCCGCTTCGTAGGCGTTGTAGACGCCGACCACGTTGGGCTCCAGATACGGCCCAAGCTCGTCCGTGTCGTGGTTCGACTTGGCGTGCATGTGCACCACCGCGTCCTGCCCGGCGAACGCCTCGGCCACCGCGTCGATGTCGTCGAAGTCGAGCACCCGAAACCGCGGATCGACCTGCGGCTGGCGCGAGGTGCCGGTGAGCGTGAAGACGCCGTCCAGGTCCTCCATCAGCGTGCGCCCGATCACGCCGGTGGCGCCGGTGACCATCACCTTGAGTCGATTGCTCACAAGCAGGGCTCCTTACGGGACTCGACACGCTGGAATTGC contains:
- a CDS encoding NAD(P)-dependent oxidoreductase — protein: MSNRLKVMVTGATGVIGRTLMEDLDGVFTLTGTSRQPQVDPRFRVLDFDDIDAVAEAFAGQDAVVHMHAKSNHDTDELGPYLEPNVVGVYNAYEAARRAGVKRFVFASSNHATGWYELVGERCDAESTPRPDGMYGVAKVWGEAVGRYYADRFGLEVVCLRIGSYKYRLKPPEWDSGARILSTWLSDRDLVNLVRRSVEAPGIRWGIYYGISANARAYWDITNAVTELGYRPRDNAEDYADEVLAKGGEYDLWGYTTEGMV